DNA sequence from the Streptomyces tsukubensis genome:
GCTGGGTGTGGTGCGCCTCGCCGCCGGGGTAACCGCCGGACGGGTAGCCGTCGTACGTCTGCTGTCCGGATCCGTACGGAGCCGTGGTGCCGCTCGGGTCGGCCGCCGGGAAGGCGGCACCGGAGCCCGGGGCCGCGTACGGATCCGCGACCCCGCCCTGGGCGGGGAAGCCGTCCGCGGGACCGGCCGCCGGGAAGGCGTCGGCACCCTGGCCCTGACCCTGCGCCTGACCCTGTCCGAGGCCCTGGTTCTGGCCGTGGCCCTGCGCCTGGCCCTGCGTCTGGCCCGGGAACGCGTTCTGCCCGTAACCGTCGTACGGCTGCGCCGCCGCGGGCTGCTGATAGCCCTCCGCCGGTTCGGCGGCCGGCTGCTGCTGCGGGTTCCGGGGCTCCAGCGCCGCCCGCCGTCCGCCGCGAGCCAGGGAGCGGCCCACCGGGTCGATACCGCGCCCGCCCGACTGCGGCTGCTCGTAGCGGGAGTCGTCGAAACCGAGTTCGGCAGCGGTCCGCACCGGCGCGGACGGGACCTGGGCCGGACCCCGGCCGCCCTCCTGCTCCGGCATGATCCCCGAGACCGTGAAGTCGCCCTGGGGCACCGGCTCGCCGCCACCGCCGTGGGTGATCGCGTCCGGGAGCATCACCAGCGACGTGGTGCCCGCCTGCTCGCCCGAGGGGCGGAGCTGGACCCGGATACCGTGCCGGTCCGCGAGGCGGCCGACCACGAAGAGGCCCATGCGCTGGGAGACGGCGGCGTCCACGATCGGCGGGTTCGCCAGCTTGTGGTTGATGTCCGCGAAGTCCTCCGCGGTCAGCCCGATGCCCTTGTCGTGGATCTCGACCATGATCCGGCCGTCGGGCAGCCGGGTCGCGGTGACCCGCACCTTGGTCTGCGGGGAGGAGAAGGTGGTGGCGTTCTCCAGCAGCTCCGCCAGCAGATGCACCAGGTCGGTGACCGACTGGCCGTGGATATCCGTCTCCGGTACGCCGGACAGCTCGATCCGCTCGTACGACTCCACCTCGGACGAGGCCGCCCGCAGCACATCGACCAGCGGAACCGGCTGGTTCCAGCGGCGGCCGGGCTCCTCGCCCGCGAGGACCAGGAGGTTCTCGCCGTTGCGGCGCATCCGGGTGGCCAGATGGTCCAGCCGGAACAGATTGTCCAGCTGCTCCGGATCGGCCTCGTTGTTCTCCAGCTCGGTGATCAGCGTGAGCTGGCCCTCGATGAGCGACTGGTTGCGGCGGGAGAGATTGGTGAAGATTGCGTTGACGTTGCCCCGCAGCATGGCCTGCTCGGCGGCGAGCCGGACCGCCTCGCGGTGGATCTGGTCGAAGGCGCGGGCCACCTCGCCGATCTCGTCGCGGGTGTCGATCGGAATCGGTTCGACCCGGGTGTCGACCCGTCCGGGCTCGGTCCGGGAGAGCTGGTCGACCAGGAGCGGCAGCCGCTGCTCCGCGATGGCGAAGGCGGCCGAACGCAGCTCCCGCATCGACCGGCTCATCTGCCGGGCCACGGCACCGGCCAGCACGAAGGAGGCGAGCAGGGCGATCACGACGATCGCGCCGTTGAGGATCGCGTCCCGGCGGGCGTCGGCGGAGATCGACGAGGCCTCGGCCACCGCACGGTCCACCAGTTCGGTCTCGACCTGGAGGTAGCCCTCGAACTTGGCGGTGGCGACGGCGGTCCACGTCTGCGCCGTGATGCCCGCGGCCGCCAGATCCTCGGGGGACGCCCCGCTGCCGATCCGCTGGGCCATCCCGCTGAACACGGTGCCGTCGGGACCCGCCGCCGTGGTGGCGCCGGACTCCTGGAGCCGCTGCGCGCCCTGCTCGGCGGCCTTGCGCATCGAGCCCTTCAGCAGCTCGACATCCGCCGACGTACCACCGGACTGGAATTCCGCGATCGCGATCTGTTCCAGATAGTTGTACGAGTTGAACGCCGTGACCTGCTTGTCCCGGACGTTCTCACGGCTGTTGGGGCGCACCAGAAGATGGATGCCGATGGACCGCTGGAGCGACTCCGCGGCCTTCGCCAGCTGAACCGCGTAAACGGTCCTGCCGTAACTGGTGACATTGCCGGTGCCCAGACCCAGCTCATTGGCGAACGCCATCAGCGAGTGCTGGACCTGGACATAGCCCTCTTCGGTGCCGACCGGGTCGGTGGCGGGGCGATAGGCGTTCGCGCGCAGATCGGCGAGCTTCTTCTCCTCGCCCCGGAAGATTTCGAGACGCCGCTCCAGACCGTGCCCCGCGGGCACGTTCCGGGTGGCGCGGTCGAACGCGGCCTTCGCCGCGTCCGTGGTGGCGCGCACCTTCTGCACGGCCTCGTTGGGCGTGGGCGACTTCAGCAGCGGCTCGGCCGTCAGGTCCCGCTCGTTGAGGAGGGCCGCGCCGTACTCGGACGCGGCCCGCACTATCTTCGCCGTCTGCTCGGCGTCCTTGGCTTCGTCCCAGGTGTCGATCGACCCGCTGACCTGGAAGCCGCCCATGAACAGACCGACCAGCACGGGCAGCAGCAGGATCGCGTTCAGCCGGGTCGGCACGGACCAGTTGCGCGGGGAGAACCGGCTGGTACTCCCGCCGCCCGGGGCGGGGGAAGCGGGCTCCGGCTCCTCGCCGGGCGACGCCTCCGCACGCGACGGCGGGGTGAAATTGCCCCGCGCCTGCTGCTCTGCGGAGCCTGTGCTGCTTCGCCTCACTCGACCAACAACCTCTCGGCGCCGACACCCATGCTGTGCCGTGTTTCGTTCTGAGCCGTACTACTCGGAAGTTCGTCGAATTTCAGCACGCGGACCGGGTCCGTTCCAAACAGTTGGAATCAGCCATTCCGCGTCGCCGGAGCGCGCGATAAAACGGGCATAAAGAGCGAGCCCCTTCAAAAGTCGTGCGTTTCGTGAGCGCAGGGACACCGGGTGACCGCATCGGGTGTCCGCAGGACCCCAATTCCATGTCGAAACGTTATGAACATGCGGGCGGACCGTGTCAAAGGACACAGTCCGCACCTGCTTGGTTACGACAACTACCGTATCGCAGCGTCTACTTGAGCCGTGCCATGAGGGCGTGTTCGACGAGGGTGATGAGGGCGCTCTTCGCGTCGCCGCGGTGGCGGGCGTCGGTGGTGATGATGGGGGTGTCGGGTCCGATCTGGAGGGCTTCGCGGACTTCTTCGGGGGTGTAGGGCTGGTGTCCGTCGAAGCCGTTGAGGGCGATGACGAAGGGGAGGCCGCTGTTTTCGAAGTAGTCGACGGCGGGGAAGCAGTCGGCGAGGCGTCGGGTGTCGACGAGGACGACGGCGCCGATGGCGCCGCGGACGAGGTCGTCCCACATGAACCAGAAGCGGTCCTGTCCGGGGGTGCCGAACAGGTAGAGGATGAGGTCCTGGTCGAGGGTGATGCGGCCGAAGTCCATGGCGACGGTGGTGGTGGTTTTGTCGCCGGTGTGGGTGAGGTCGTCGATGCCGGCGGATGCGCTGGTCATGACGGCTTCGGTACGCAGCGGGTTGATCTCCGAGACGGCGCCGACGAACGTGGTCTTACCCACGCCGAAACCACCCGCCACCACGATCTTCGCGCTGGTGGTCGATCTCGGAGCCGTACCGCCGCTAGAGCTTGCGAAGTCCACTGAGCACCCTTTCGAGCAGTGTCACGTCCGGCGTACCGCCGGCGTCGCCGTTGCCCGGCTGGTGGATCGCCACCATGCCGGCCTCCGCCAGGTCCGCCACCAGGATCCGGGCCACGCCCAGCGGCATCGACAGCAGCGCCGACACCTCCGCGACCGAC
Encoded proteins:
- a CDS encoding nitrate- and nitrite sensing domain-containing protein, with translation MRRSSTGSAEQQARGNFTPPSRAEASPGEEPEPASPAPGGGSTSRFSPRNWSVPTRLNAILLLPVLVGLFMGGFQVSGSIDTWDEAKDAEQTAKIVRAASEYGAALLNERDLTAEPLLKSPTPNEAVQKVRATTDAAKAAFDRATRNVPAGHGLERRLEIFRGEEKKLADLRANAYRPATDPVGTEEGYVQVQHSLMAFANELGLGTGNVTSYGRTVYAVQLAKAAESLQRSIGIHLLVRPNSRENVRDKQVTAFNSYNYLEQIAIAEFQSGGTSADVELLKGSMRKAAEQGAQRLQESGATTAAGPDGTVFSGMAQRIGSGASPEDLAAAGITAQTWTAVATAKFEGYLQVETELVDRAVAEASSISADARRDAILNGAIVVIALLASFVLAGAVARQMSRSMRELRSAAFAIAEQRLPLLVDQLSRTEPGRVDTRVEPIPIDTRDEIGEVARAFDQIHREAVRLAAEQAMLRGNVNAIFTNLSRRNQSLIEGQLTLITELENNEADPEQLDNLFRLDHLATRMRRNGENLLVLAGEEPGRRWNQPVPLVDVLRAASSEVESYERIELSGVPETDIHGQSVTDLVHLLAELLENATTFSSPQTKVRVTATRLPDGRIMVEIHDKGIGLTAEDFADINHKLANPPIVDAAVSQRMGLFVVGRLADRHGIRVQLRPSGEQAGTTSLVMLPDAITHGGGGEPVPQGDFTVSGIMPEQEGGRGPAQVPSAPVRTAAELGFDDSRYEQPQSGGRGIDPVGRSLARGGRRAALEPRNPQQQPAAEPAEGYQQPAAAQPYDGYGQNAFPGQTQGQAQGHGQNQGLGQGQAQGQGQGADAFPAAGPADGFPAQGGVADPYAAPGSGAAFPAADPSGTTAPYGSGQQTYDGYPSGGYPGGEAHHTQPMPVYQDPYPSQGQAALPEAGTAPDSPAAHAAQGSQHPAGSYPESGFPDSATGEQPYGNAWNTRRQQDDWPDPNAVSGGYEPEYRGESESGHGATSTGAESVGFERPGPSPSSGHELTDAGLPRRGALRPRPEQDVQRQQQWQPSGEQVPQAPQGDRPEAVTDSGNGAADDGAQDWRSANDERWQRAEKLREPKAGGVTSSGLPRRVPKANLVEGTAEETPQHGLPQISRAPEDVRGRLSNLRRGVQRGRSAGTDTNGPGTYDHQGGPGSTYNQER
- a CDS encoding GTP-binding protein, which produces MDFASSSGGTAPRSTTSAKIVVAGGFGVGKTTFVGAVSEINPLRTEAVMTSASAGIDDLTHTGDKTTTTVAMDFGRITLDQDLILYLFGTPGQDRFWFMWDDLVRGAIGAVVLVDTRRLADCFPAVDYFENSGLPFVIALNGFDGHQPYTPEEVREALQIGPDTPIITTDARHRGDAKSALITLVEHALMARLK